In Ovis canadensis isolate MfBH-ARS-UI-01 breed Bighorn chromosome 3, ARS-UI_OviCan_v2, whole genome shotgun sequence, one DNA window encodes the following:
- the TULP3 gene encoding tubby-related protein 3 isoform X2: MKLRQLKLDNQRALLEKKQRKKRLEPLMVQPNLEARPRRARPRGCEEHALLVEPQAPHGGVILQGVCSGSVPSHCRRALTDLGEGRAFSGIDGPAAFLKPDAQDVDTRLHVLTVGSSATEDTEGSADGESAQDPASKPDLQEVLRKHGISGSLNFDEEETDGEEGEGNQLRSQSPCSEAERPGSASNQKPAPGTGASGTASLHSDIQLGEMEDLEGFAYSPAPRGVTVKCRITRDKKGMDRGLFPTYYMHLEKDEDRKIFLLAGRKRKKSKTSNYLISTDPTDLSREGESYIGKLRSNLMGTKFTVYDHGVSPAKAQGLVEKAYMRQELAAVCYETNVLGFKGPRKMSVIIPGMNMNHERIPFQPRNDHESLLSKWQNKAMENLIELHNKSPVWNDDTQSYVLNFHGRVTQASVKNFQIVHDNDPDYIIMQFGRVADDVFTLDYNYPLCALQAFAIGLSSFDSKLACE; the protein is encoded by the exons ATGAAGCTCAGGCAGTTGAAACTGGATAACCAG AGAGCGCTGCTggagaagaagcagaggaagaagCGCCTGGAGCCACTCATGGTGCAGCCGAACCTGGAGGCCCGGCCGCGGCGGGCAAGGCCGAGGGGCTGCGAGGAGCACGCTCTGCTGGTGGAACCTCAGGCCCCGCACGGCGGCGTCATCCTGCAGGGTGTGTGCTCAGGCAGCGTCCCCTCCCACTGCCGCAGGGCTCTCACAGACCTGGGGGAAGGCAGAGCCTTTTCAG GCATTGATGGTCCTGCTGCCTTCCTGAAGCCGGATGCTCAGGATGTGGACACCAGACTTCACGTTCTCACGGTAGGCTCCTCTGCCACTGAGGACACTGAAGGGAGCGCAGATGGGGAGAGTGCACAGGACCCCGCCTCCAAGCCGGACCTGCAGGAGGTTCTCCGAAAGCACG GGATCTCAGGGAGTTTGAACTTTGACGAGGAGGAGACTGatggggaagaaggagaagggaaccaaCTAAGGTCTCAGTCGCCGTGTTCAGAGGCAGAGAGGCCCGGTTCTGCATCCAACCAGAAGCCAGCCCCG GGCACAGGGGCCTCCGGGACCGCATCCCTGCACTCTGACATTCAGCTGGGAGAAATGGAGGACTTGGAAGGCTTTGCATACAGTCCTGCCCCACGAGGTGTCACAGTGAAGTGCCGGATAACCCGGGACAAGAAAGGAATGGAccgggggctcttccccacctaCTACATGCACTTGGAAAAGGATGAGGATCGCAAG ataTTTCTTCTTGCAGgtaggaagaggaaaaagagcaAGACATCCAACTACCTCATCTCCACGGACCCCACAGACCTGTCCCGAGAAGGGGAGAGCTATATTGGCAAGCTCAG GTCCAACCTCATGGGGACTAAGTTCACCGTGTATGACCACGGTGTGAGCCCGGCCAAGGCCCAGGGCCTGGTGGAGAAGGCCTACATGCGTCAGGAGCTGGCCGCCGTGTGCTAC GAGACAAATGTTCTTGGATTTAAAGGCCCGAGGAAAATGTCTGTGATCATCCCTGGGATGAATATGAATCATGAACGGATTCCTTTTCAGCCACGAAAT GACCACGAGAGCTTGCTTTCAAAGTGGCAGAACAAAGCCATGGAGAACTTGATTGAGCTGCACAACAAGTCCCCGGTCTGGAACGATGACACCCAGTCCTACGTCCTGAACTTCCACGGCCGGGTCACTCAGGCGTCTGTGAAGAACTTCCAGATCGTCCACGACAACGACC CTGACTACATAATCATGCAGTTTGGACGCGTGGCCGACGACGTGTTCACGCTGGACTACAACTACCCGCTCTGCGCGCTCCAGGCCTTTGCCATCGGACTCTCCAGCTTTGACAGCAAGCTGGCCTGCGAGTGA
- the TULP3 gene encoding tubby-related protein 3 isoform X3, with translation MESSLRRPGPRGDSAFEDETMKLRQLKLDNQRALLEKKQRKKRLEPLMVQPNLEARPRRARPRGCEEHALLVEPQAPHGGVILQGIDGPAAFLKPDAQDVDTRLHVLTVGSSATEDTEGSADGESAQDPASKPDLQEVLRKHGISGSLNFDEEETDGEEGEGNQLRSQSPCSEAERPGSASNQKPAPGTGASGTASLHSDIQLGEMEDLEGFAYSPAPRGVTVKCRITRDKKGMDRGLFPTYYMHLEKDEDRKIFLLAGRKRKKSKTSNYLISTDPTDLSREGESYIGKLRSNLMGTKFTVYDHGVSPAKAQGLVEKAYMRQELAAVCYETNVLGFKGPRKMSVIIPGMNMNHERIPFQPRNDHESLLSKWQNKAMENLIELHNKSPVWNDDTQSYVLNFHGRVTQASVKNFQIVHDNDPDYIIMQFGRVADDVFTLDYNYPLCALQAFAIGLSSFDSKLACE, from the exons ATGGAGTCGTCGCTCCGCCGCCCGGGCCCCCGCGGGGACAG TGCCTTTGAAGATGAGACCATGAAGCTCAGGCAGTTGAAACTGGATAACCAG AGAGCGCTGCTggagaagaagcagaggaagaagCGCCTGGAGCCACTCATGGTGCAGCCGAACCTGGAGGCCCGGCCGCGGCGGGCAAGGCCGAGGGGCTGCGAGGAGCACGCTCTGCTGGTGGAACCTCAGGCCCCGCACGGCGGCGTCATCCTGCAGG GCATTGATGGTCCTGCTGCCTTCCTGAAGCCGGATGCTCAGGATGTGGACACCAGACTTCACGTTCTCACGGTAGGCTCCTCTGCCACTGAGGACACTGAAGGGAGCGCAGATGGGGAGAGTGCACAGGACCCCGCCTCCAAGCCGGACCTGCAGGAGGTTCTCCGAAAGCACG GGATCTCAGGGAGTTTGAACTTTGACGAGGAGGAGACTGatggggaagaaggagaagggaaccaaCTAAGGTCTCAGTCGCCGTGTTCAGAGGCAGAGAGGCCCGGTTCTGCATCCAACCAGAAGCCAGCCCCG GGCACAGGGGCCTCCGGGACCGCATCCCTGCACTCTGACATTCAGCTGGGAGAAATGGAGGACTTGGAAGGCTTTGCATACAGTCCTGCCCCACGAGGTGTCACAGTGAAGTGCCGGATAACCCGGGACAAGAAAGGAATGGAccgggggctcttccccacctaCTACATGCACTTGGAAAAGGATGAGGATCGCAAG ataTTTCTTCTTGCAGgtaggaagaggaaaaagagcaAGACATCCAACTACCTCATCTCCACGGACCCCACAGACCTGTCCCGAGAAGGGGAGAGCTATATTGGCAAGCTCAG GTCCAACCTCATGGGGACTAAGTTCACCGTGTATGACCACGGTGTGAGCCCGGCCAAGGCCCAGGGCCTGGTGGAGAAGGCCTACATGCGTCAGGAGCTGGCCGCCGTGTGCTAC GAGACAAATGTTCTTGGATTTAAAGGCCCGAGGAAAATGTCTGTGATCATCCCTGGGATGAATATGAATCATGAACGGATTCCTTTTCAGCCACGAAAT GACCACGAGAGCTTGCTTTCAAAGTGGCAGAACAAAGCCATGGAGAACTTGATTGAGCTGCACAACAAGTCCCCGGTCTGGAACGATGACACCCAGTCCTACGTCCTGAACTTCCACGGCCGGGTCACTCAGGCGTCTGTGAAGAACTTCCAGATCGTCCACGACAACGACC CTGACTACATAATCATGCAGTTTGGACGCGTGGCCGACGACGTGTTCACGCTGGACTACAACTACCCGCTCTGCGCGCTCCAGGCCTTTGCCATCGGACTCTCCAGCTTTGACAGCAAGCTGGCCTGCGAGTGA
- the TULP3 gene encoding tubby-related protein 3 isoform X1: MESSLRRPGPRGDSAFEDETMKLRQLKLDNQRALLEKKQRKKRLEPLMVQPNLEARPRRARPRGCEEHALLVEPQAPHGGVILQGVCSGSVPSHCRRALTDLGEGRAFSGIDGPAAFLKPDAQDVDTRLHVLTVGSSATEDTEGSADGESAQDPASKPDLQEVLRKHGISGSLNFDEEETDGEEGEGNQLRSQSPCSEAERPGSASNQKPAPGTGASGTASLHSDIQLGEMEDLEGFAYSPAPRGVTVKCRITRDKKGMDRGLFPTYYMHLEKDEDRKIFLLAGRKRKKSKTSNYLISTDPTDLSREGESYIGKLRSNLMGTKFTVYDHGVSPAKAQGLVEKAYMRQELAAVCYETNVLGFKGPRKMSVIIPGMNMNHERIPFQPRNDHESLLSKWQNKAMENLIELHNKSPVWNDDTQSYVLNFHGRVTQASVKNFQIVHDNDPDYIIMQFGRVADDVFTLDYNYPLCALQAFAIGLSSFDSKLACE, translated from the exons ATGGAGTCGTCGCTCCGCCGCCCGGGCCCCCGCGGGGACAG TGCCTTTGAAGATGAGACCATGAAGCTCAGGCAGTTGAAACTGGATAACCAG AGAGCGCTGCTggagaagaagcagaggaagaagCGCCTGGAGCCACTCATGGTGCAGCCGAACCTGGAGGCCCGGCCGCGGCGGGCAAGGCCGAGGGGCTGCGAGGAGCACGCTCTGCTGGTGGAACCTCAGGCCCCGCACGGCGGCGTCATCCTGCAGGGTGTGTGCTCAGGCAGCGTCCCCTCCCACTGCCGCAGGGCTCTCACAGACCTGGGGGAAGGCAGAGCCTTTTCAG GCATTGATGGTCCTGCTGCCTTCCTGAAGCCGGATGCTCAGGATGTGGACACCAGACTTCACGTTCTCACGGTAGGCTCCTCTGCCACTGAGGACACTGAAGGGAGCGCAGATGGGGAGAGTGCACAGGACCCCGCCTCCAAGCCGGACCTGCAGGAGGTTCTCCGAAAGCACG GGATCTCAGGGAGTTTGAACTTTGACGAGGAGGAGACTGatggggaagaaggagaagggaaccaaCTAAGGTCTCAGTCGCCGTGTTCAGAGGCAGAGAGGCCCGGTTCTGCATCCAACCAGAAGCCAGCCCCG GGCACAGGGGCCTCCGGGACCGCATCCCTGCACTCTGACATTCAGCTGGGAGAAATGGAGGACTTGGAAGGCTTTGCATACAGTCCTGCCCCACGAGGTGTCACAGTGAAGTGCCGGATAACCCGGGACAAGAAAGGAATGGAccgggggctcttccccacctaCTACATGCACTTGGAAAAGGATGAGGATCGCAAG ataTTTCTTCTTGCAGgtaggaagaggaaaaagagcaAGACATCCAACTACCTCATCTCCACGGACCCCACAGACCTGTCCCGAGAAGGGGAGAGCTATATTGGCAAGCTCAG GTCCAACCTCATGGGGACTAAGTTCACCGTGTATGACCACGGTGTGAGCCCGGCCAAGGCCCAGGGCCTGGTGGAGAAGGCCTACATGCGTCAGGAGCTGGCCGCCGTGTGCTAC GAGACAAATGTTCTTGGATTTAAAGGCCCGAGGAAAATGTCTGTGATCATCCCTGGGATGAATATGAATCATGAACGGATTCCTTTTCAGCCACGAAAT GACCACGAGAGCTTGCTTTCAAAGTGGCAGAACAAAGCCATGGAGAACTTGATTGAGCTGCACAACAAGTCCCCGGTCTGGAACGATGACACCCAGTCCTACGTCCTGAACTTCCACGGCCGGGTCACTCAGGCGTCTGTGAAGAACTTCCAGATCGTCCACGACAACGACC CTGACTACATAATCATGCAGTTTGGACGCGTGGCCGACGACGTGTTCACGCTGGACTACAACTACCCGCTCTGCGCGCTCCAGGCCTTTGCCATCGGACTCTCCAGCTTTGACAGCAAGCTGGCCTGCGAGTGA
- the RHNO1 gene encoding RAD9, HUS1, RAD1-interacting nuclear orphan protein 1: protein MPPRKKRRQAARKPQLLFHQQPLEGPKHRGQSPQPPVVTHTRQVPSKPVDHNTITSWVSPQFDTTAESWFPGNRKHHLRDHARRSSRKSTSSRFPCLTFETPQSFASSATPGIPAIGDGPSQPEKDISGRPLVPMLSPQSCRELSAHTFPDFPCAFIPPDIQTPGSPGQGEPIPSELRENSLPSCSFHSSTPKSPEPGPVLVKDTPEEKYGIKVTWRRRRHLFVYLRERGKLNRSQFLVKD from the exons ATGCCTCCCAGGAAAAAGCGCCGCCAAGCTGCTCGGAAACCCCAGCTGCTATTCCACCAACAACCACTGGAGGGCCCCAAACACCGCGGTCAATCTCCCCAGCCTCCCGTGGTCACCCACACTAGACAGGTGCCCAGCAAGCCTGTGGACCACAACACCATCACTTCCTGG GTATCACCTCAGTTTGATACAACAGCAGAAAGCTGGTTCCCAGGCAACCGGAAGCATCATCTTCGAGACCATGCAAGGCGTTCAAGTCGAAAATCTACCAGCTCCAGGTTTCCATGTCTAACGTTTGAGACTCCACAGTCTTTTGCCAGTTCAGCCACACCCGGGATCCCGGCAATCGGGGATGGCCCCAGTCAACCAGAAAAGGACATTTCCGGAAGGCCCTTAGTGCCCATGCTCAGCCCCCAGAGCTGCAGGGAGCTGTCGGCACACACATTTCCAGACTTCCCATGTGCATTCATTCCCCCGGACATCCAGACCCCAGGATCCCCGGGGCAGGGAGAGCCCATTCCCTCTGAACTGAGGGAAAACAGCCTTCCCAGCTGTTCCTTTCACTCGAGCACGCCGAAGAGCCCAGAGCCTGGGCCTGTTCTGGTTAAAGACACCCCAGAGGAGAAGTACGGGATAAAGGTCACATGGAGGAGGCGACGACACCTCTTCGTGTACCTCAGGGAGAGGGGAAAGCTGAACAGAAGCCAGTTCCTCGTGAAAGACTGA